The Arachis duranensis cultivar V14167 chromosome 9, aradu.V14167.gnm2.J7QH, whole genome shotgun sequence genomic sequence GGAGAAGACGCGCGTGAGGAACACAGTTTCAACAGGGAGAGTGAGGATAGACGTACAGAAAGCAGCAAGGTAGGAGAAACCAGAAGCAAGCCACAAACGTCAGAGAGGGAGGAAATCTCGAGGAAGAGTGCGGCTGAAAGACTGATAGTGCAGGAGAGGGGGAAGAATGACagcaaaaaccccaaaaatcaGGTGAGAATAGAAGGAGGCAAAATCCCGGAAAATCAGATAGCAACAGGAGAAGAATTGGGCCAACTAGCAGTAAGCCCAGAACACCAAAATACTGAttataagagaaaaaaagaaggcAATTTTTTGGATCAAGCCCAAGAGGAGCACAGAAGTGATAAAGAAAATGAGCTGAGTTTTTGTCAAGGCAACTGCAAGGAGAATCAAAGCATACTGGGCCTGCGCAACAACAaagaaattgaaatggaaaagGCTGACAGTGAGGAATATCAATCCAAGCCCCCAACTATCCAACAGATATTAATAGCAAGCATGGGGAAAGGAAGGAAAATGATCGAGGAAGGGAGTAAGAAAAACCGGGAAGCTTTTGAAAGAGAGAGGAGGTACTGGAGATACAGGGAATTGAAACAGAAGGAGCAGTCAAACAAATGAAGAACTGAAACCCAGGTCCACAACTCAAAAAATGGAGAATGGTACTTTGTTGAACTACCCAATGAGAATAATGACGAAGAAGATGGCAACATGGGAAGAGATGACAAAACAGAAGCTTGGAAAGTGGAACTAGCTCAAAATATCAAAGCCAGATTGAAGCTCAAAAGGAAGAGAGAGGAGACAGAGCCTATGCTAGTGGAGTATGGAGAACCAGAAGAAACAAGACAGGAGGTTGAAGTCAATACTAGCAAGAGAGGAAAAATAAAGGCAAAAGAAACCAAAGGAGCAAATCGCAGGATGGAGCTACAAAAGGGAAGCAAAGCGGACAATAATCAAACGGCTGAGGAGGCGGGCCTTACCATGCCCCAAATTCAGCCATGAGCATCATAAGCTGGAACTGCCGTGGGTTGGCGGCACCCGCGACAATCTCCGAACTCAGAAATCTGTGCAAACAGATAAAGCCGGCCATAGTGTTCTTGATGGAAACCAAAGCTAAAGAAAAATGTATTAGGAGAATTAAAAGAAAGCTAAAATTTGCAAATTACTTTTGTTTAGAACCCCAGGCCTGTCCGGTGGTCTGTGTTTATTTTGGAATGAAAATTTCTCTCTTGATGTTTACTCATGGTCTCAAAATGTTATCGCTGTTgatgttgatgatttaaaaGGTAATAAATGGAAATGCAAGTTTGTGTATGGCAGCCCTAAGTTTGCTCAAAGAAGGTTACTATGGAGAGAGCTCTCTCAGAAGTGAGATAGTGAACATACACCACAGTTGTTTATTGGAGATTTCAATGATATTATTTATCAGGAGGAGAAAGAGGGGCTGCATCCTAAACCAAAGAGTCAGATGGAGGATTTTAGGAAGTTCATTGACGCCAACTCTCTCATGGACTTAGAGTTAAAAGGGGGCGTTTCACCTGGTTCAGCAACCCGAGGAACACCTTTGTCACAAAAGAAAGAATTGGTAGAGGTTTAACGAATTGGAAATGGCAACAAGTTTACCAACATGCTGTTTTGGAAGCAAGACCAGCCATAAGCTCCGACCACTGTCCTCTTATTCTAACTCTAGAACCAAAGAAGAAAAGCCCGAGGCACTTCAAATACGAAGCCTTTTGGGACGATCACAAGGACTGTGCAAAAGTGATTAAAAGGGGCTGGAGCAAATTTGAAAGGGGATATAATAAATGGGAAAACATGCTGAAAAATTTGAAGAATTGTAAAAGTGAGTTAGAACATTGGAGCAAAAGGACTTTCACCAGAGCGGATAGAGAAATTACAAGACTACAAGAGGAGCTGCAAAAACTGCAAGACTCGAGTTGGACAGAACAACAGCAAGAAGAGATCCAAGAAATCAGAAGGAAGATAGAGCAACTGTGGAGGCAAGAAGAAAAGTTTTGGGGCCAAAGATCAAGGTTGAAGTGGCTGAAATGGGGAGATAAGAATACAACCTTCTTTCACGCCACAACAATTCAAAGAAGAGATAGAAACAGACTCGAGAGATTAAAGGACAACAACGGGAAGTGGGTATATAACAGTTCGGCAATAATGAAGCTGATTGAAGAACACTTTTCCAACCTTTTCACCAAGTCAACCAGGAATGGAATTAATCAATGCATTCAAAAAGTTCCAAAAATGGTGACGCATGAAATGAATGAAGAACTCACAAGAGAAGTAAGAGAAGactgttgagttaagaaattaactaaattaattagtgatgacaaacattatttttgggcaaaataaataattagtgttgatcaAACTTTAATGgcatattactaattatttatttcatgttgcaGGCCAAATTCATCCAAGCAGCCCAAAATGGTATAAAGACAATATAGCAAGGCTGATGGGTAAAGCCCAAACAAAAGCAAAAGTTAGAAGCCAAAGAAATCAGATGGGCCAAACGGGTTACATGAACCAAATCGATCCAAGCCcgatttgattttcaattccCACCATATTGCTCCAACCAAAGCAACGTTCTCCTCTCTAATCAAGTCACATCAAGacttcagaaaagtaagaaagagaaagagaagaaaagcttcCTCCATAAGCCagtaaccaaagaagcaagaaagagaaaatctAAGCCTGAAGCACAGAAGCTAAAGCAGAAAATctgtaaatcatgttgcttgtatgcgaagtttgtattcgtaggttttgatgaatgacaaaccaacaaacgacatgaaagNNNNNNNNNNNNNNNNNNNNNNNNNNNNNNNNNNNNNNNNNNNNNNNNNNNNNNNNNNNNNNNNNNNNNNNNNNNNNNNNNNNNNNNNNNNNNNNNNNNNCTCCCTCAAGGAGTTATAACTTCCCCTAATATCTCTCACCCACTTCTAGAAGAGAGATCACACTACCCCTAGAAAAATGGGACGATTATCCACCACTAATAGTGGAACTATTCCaatggtggttattggctcatcATCTATAAATACATTGACACCTACCCTTCAAGTATATTCAAGTTCCAATACTCTAAACCTGcttactcccttgctaacttaggcaccggagtgtctttgcaggtaccaccccccattctttcACATACACAATTCGGACGGTGGCTCTCAGACGTAAACCAAGTTGGAGACCACCCTCCTCTAGCGCTTGGACCTCACAAACAAGCCCAACCACCATCCAGTTCTAGGTAAgccccggaacattggcgccgttgccagggaccTGGAGTTCAACCCTTGATAATGGTGGATTATCAATAAAATGGTTAAACAACCATTCGACATGCATAGGATGCAAGTATATTAAAAAGAAGTTAGAATACAGTTTCTATGGATACCAAAAATTCCATAAAAACGTATCTCAATGGGCAGAGAATATCAAATAGGGATGATGATTCTACTTCTACAGTTAAATTGGATTAAATATACCAAATGGCAGAGAAGAGGATAATGCACTCATAGACACCAACCATGGTGGATGGGAAGTCACAAATTCATCACCATCATAAACAAGGGGAAGGGGGGAGGAAACGTGACTGATCCCAACCTCTTCGTGGAATAGGATGGACAACGACATTCGTGCCGACTTACAACATCGGAAAAAACCATGATACCCACTCATGGTAATGGAACAGTTGCATGTTCCAAGACCTTGGTGAAAAAAAAGAGGTTTTAGAGAAAATTATAGTCCAGCTGTTGAAGTAACGGTATTGGTTCCATCTGGCATCCTAACAAGTATGGGTCTATTTTATGTAATGAGTGAAAAAACTCTAAACAATATGCTACATGATCGGTTGCTCCTGAGTCAATGACCCAGGAGTTGggtttaaaagttaaaacagaCATGGTATAAGCAATACCTTGATGAGAGGGTAATGTGACAATTTGGTTTATGGCATTTTGAGGTTTGTGTGTATCCAAAGATGATTGTTTCAATAGGGACAGAGGGCTAGCAAAGCATGCTTCTGTTCCCTTGTGAATTCCAGTTCTGCACTACTGTCCTCTACTAGCTGGTCATCACTGATTCTTGCAAAATTCTCATCATCAGTGATAGCATTGTTGATTGCACTGCTTTCTTATTTGAGATGAGGAGGTAAACCATGCTTTTTATAGCATGTGTCGATTAAACGGTCAGTTTTGCCACAGCAGATACAAATTTTTGTTCGTCCTCTTCCTCTGCCAGCAATTCTTCTTCCCCTGCCTTGGCTCCTTCCTCCTTGTGTTGAGGGTTGATATGGAGCAGCACTGTTCATCAAGATTTTGTTGTTAGTGAGGGGTTCACCACATTGGAACTGTCTTTCTTGTTgcaaaagcaatgaaaaaactTATTCAATGCTTGGTAAAAGTTGCATCAGCATTATTTGTGACCTTATTGTCGCATATTGTTCGTTCAAGCCTCTGAGAAAACGAACGATATAGGTCTCATCTCTGTATCCTCTCATAACAGTTCCACACGTATAATTTCCGTTCTTGCAATGTATGCAATCAGGTAAAGGCCTAAAGTTCTCCAGCTCTTCCTAAATACTTTTCAGCATAGTGAAGTAGTCGGTCATGTTTAGATCACCTTACCTCAAAGTGAACATTTCTTCTTCCAATCCTGCTACCTTGAATACATCGCCCTGAAAATACCCGTGTTTCAAATCTTTCCACAGATCCAAAGCAACACTATGCCACATCACGCTTTGTGCTATATTGGGACTAAGTGAGAGGGTGATCCAGGAGATGACGTAATCGTTGCATCGttcccacacatcaaacaaagGATCTGTTGATTATGGTTTGCTGATGCTTCCATTCATAAATTTGATCTTGTTATTTGAGTTTAGTGCACGCAGCATGACCCTCTCCCAACTATGATAATTGTTTGAGCCTAAAATCATAGAGATTAGCAGTGAACCAAGACTCTCACCAGGATGCAGATAATAGGGACTTGTTGGATCTACGATTGAAGAGGCATGAGTTCTTGGAGATTGAATCTGATTGATTTGTTGACTGACCATACTTGCTAGGGTTTGAAGATTGATTTCGAAAATTGTTGCATCAGGAACCAAATTCGAGGGACGATTAGCCATTGATAGAGACTTCTTTGAGGCAAAGAAATTGAAAGGAGAGAGGAGTTATTGATCAAGATTTCTCGAGTGCAAGAAATCGAACAGGATGAACAATCgaatcaagaaaaaaattcacTGTAATTGGAAAGGAGAGAGAGATCGATTAGAGATCGATGAGAAATTGATTCAATAACTCTTCACCAACAGTTCAAGTTCTTCAACCTTGCTCCACGCTCACCGCACCATGTGAAAATTGGTTCGAGCTATGAGCAACAAGGGATGAACATTGAACATTCAAGAACAAAGGAAGAGAGCTTCTGAACTCCGAATTCTTGATGTGAATTGCAGAGAGTGAAAACTTGATTAGTAAATCTCAATTGTTGATGTTACAGGTTAGGCTATATATATAGTGTAAATGTCACTAACTAACTATCCTAGTTGGCATAAATACAACAAGTAGTTACATAACAGAAAAAAGTAACTGCCTAATTAACTCTGTGCATGTCAGCAAGTTACTTATATAGAGGAGCGTAAAGTGTGAGCAGAAGAGAGTGAAATCTAAAGGCATAGAGTTGGTTCACAATCATTGATACatccttaaataaaattttatttcgcAACAAATTATTCGTTGAACTATCGAATTTAGGAATACTAGAAAAAaatggtttaattactctattagtCCCTATAAtttcgcaaaattttcaattcgATCTTGAAatgcatataattttttttaggtctTGAAATGCATCTAATTATGAGGctaatttacttatttttgtgtAACACTCaatcattaaattttatgatgttttttaaaattgcgAGAGTAGGAAAATACGCTCTCTTTATATTAATAGTATATTTTAACAAGAGGAGGTATTGTCAATACAAAGAGAGTGTATTATCCTGctcttataattttaaaaaatgtcacaaaatttaataattgagtgttacactaaattttttttaatatgtaaaaaaataaacgaAATTCTGAACCCTTAATATATACCAACTAATTTAAACGAATTCAGCAACCCTAAAACAGGCCCATAAGAAATCGGGTCGACCCTTTAACCCGAGAGGTCTCAAACTTGTGCCGCCGCTTTGTAACTTAACCAACGAGATCTTGGCTCATCGTTGGGGTTCAAATCTGCGCCAGATAAGCACAACAACGGGGACACAAACGGAATCTAATTCACAAATTTGAGGGCAATTACGTCAAAGTACCAAATTAGGTTCTGCTATATATATCCCTCTAACCCTTATCACTCTTTCTCACTTTGCTCCCATACACTCTTCTCTCTTACTTGCGGCTAGGGTTTTTCGCGCATCTAGCTCTTCCAAGGTTCGATCTCTCGTTCTCTCTTATTTACCTTCTTTGATTTGCGCTACTCTTGTTTCAGTGATGTGATGTGATTCTGCATGCGATAGGGAACTATCGGTTTTCATATTTTATGTTCTTATCTCACAAATCAtgatttttcaattgatttatGTTTCGCTAAttttttagtgttatttttgtATTGTTCAGCTCTTCAGTTATTTTGTTTTAACGGATTTTGATTTCTGTCTTATTTATATTGAGGCTTTAAATGAATTGGCTTAGATTTATGACCTTGTTTAATTGAAAACGATAACGAAACACCTTTGAAAAATCATTTATATTTCACGTTTCGATTTTTTCCTGGTTATCTCTGTATAGATCTGTTGCGTTTTCTTTGAATAACATGTTTCTATCTTTTAAATCTTATTGAGAATTAAGTATGAGATCTTATTTTATTCGCCCGATCTGCTGAAACTTTCTGTGTCTGCTTTATTTCTATTATTGTGTAGATATCGTGGtcttaaatttgtttgaagttattTCAAAGAGCATAATTAGGATTTGTTTAggttttgttttggttttggtttgtTTATCATGTGTTGAAGATTGTTCCGAATACACATCTCACGGATCTATTTTATTTGCAGATCTTTGTTCGGAATCATGGGTAAAGAGAAGACTCATATCAACATTGTGGTCATTGGCCACGTCGACTCAGGAAAGTCGACCACCACCGGTCACTTGATCTACAAGTTGGGAGGTATTGACAAGCGTGTGATCGAAAGATTCGAGAAGGAAGCTGCTGAGATGAACAAGAGGTCCTTCAAGTATGCCTGGGTGCTCGACAAGCTCAAGGCCGAGCGTGAAAGAGGTATCACCATCGATATTGCCTTGTGGAAGTTCGAGACCACCAAATACTACTGCACTGTCATTGATGCTCCCGGACACAGGGATTTCATCAAGAACATGATTACTGGAACTTCCCAGGCCGACTGTGCCGTTCTCATCATCGATTCCACCACTGGAGGTTTTGAAGCTGGTATCTCGAAGGATGGTCAGACCCGTGAGCACGCTCTCCTTGCTTTCACCCTTGGTGTCAAGCAGATGATTTGCTGTTGCAACAAGGTGAGATGATTAAACAGAATACGAGTTGATTGTCCTTTTCTGATTAGTTATTCATTTTCTAATGGTAGCTTTTCTGTGCTATAGATGGATGCCACCACACCCAAGTACTCCAAGGCCCGTTATGATGAAATCGTGAAGGAAGTCTCATCCTACTTGAAGAAGGTCGGATACAACCCAGACAAAATCGCATTTGTTCCCATCTCTGGTTTTGAGGGAGATAACATGATTGAGAGGTCTACAAACCTCGACTGGTACAAGGGACCAACCCTTCTTGAGGCCCTTGACCAGATCAATGAGCCAAAGAGGCCATCAGACAAGCCCCTCCGTCTGCCTCTTCAGGATGTGTACAAGATTGGAGGTATTGGAACTGTGCCAGTGGGACGTGTTGAGACAGGTGTCTTGAAGCCCGGTATGGTTGTGACCTTTGGACCTACTGGACTGACAACTGAAGTTAAGTCTGTTGAGATGCACCACGAAGCTCTTACAGAGGCCCTCCCCGGTGACAATGTTGGGTTCAACGTCAAGAATGTTGCAGTGAAGGATCTCAAGCGTGGTTTTGTTGCCTCAAACTCCAAGGATGACCCTGCCAAGGAGGCTGCTAACTTCACCTCCCAAGTCATCATCATGAACCACCCTGGCCAGATCGGAAATGGCTACGCCCCAGTGCTTGATTGCCACACCTCCCACATTGCTGTCAAGTTTGCCGAGCTTGTGACCAAGATTGACAGGCGATCTGGTAAGGAGCTTGAGAAGGAGCCCAAGTTCTTGAAGAATGGTGATGCAGGTCTTGTTAAGATGATTCCTACCAAGCCCATGGTTGTGGAAACCTTCTCTGAGTACCCACCTCTTGGTCGTTTTGCCGTCAGGGACATGCGTCAAACTGTGGCTGTGGGAGTTATCAAGAATGTGGAGAAGAAGGACGCTACCGGAGCCAAGGTCACCAAGGCTGCCCAGAAGAAGAAGTGAATATTGCAGGGTTGTTCATCTGTTCAAGGGTACCAGCATCATCTCTTCAATAAGTATTTATCCCTTGTTCGAAGCTTCTGTTCTCCTTGTTTAGGAAGCGTGTCGGTCGGAACTAGTTACAGGTCTCCACCGTCGTCCCGCAACTTTTGTTCCCAGAACTGGGTTCTTGATCGACGGTGGCAAGATGAGGCttttttgattttgttatgaatt encodes the following:
- the LOC107467920 gene encoding elongation factor 1-alpha; translated protein: MGKEKTHINIVVIGHVDSGKSTTTGHLIYKLGGIDKRVIERFEKEAAEMNKRSFKYAWVLDKLKAERERGITIDIALWKFETTKYYCTVIDAPGHRDFIKNMITGTSQADCAVLIIDSTTGGFEAGISKDGQTREHALLAFTLGVKQMICCCNKMDATTPKYSKARYDEIVKEVSSYLKKVGYNPDKIAFVPISGFEGDNMIERSTNLDWYKGPTLLEALDQINEPKRPSDKPLRLPLQDVYKIGGIGTVPVGRVETGVLKPGMVVTFGPTGLTTEVKSVEMHHEALTEALPGDNVGFNVKNVAVKDLKRGFVASNSKDDPAKEAANFTSQVIIMNHPGQIGNGYAPVLDCHTSHIAVKFAELVTKIDRRSGKELEKEPKFLKNGDAGLVKMIPTKPMVVETFSEYPPLGRFAVRDMRQTVAVGVIKNVEKKDATGAKVTKAAQKKK